From the Acidovorax sp. NCPPB 3576 genome, the window TGCGCGGGGACGGCCAGCGGGGCGTTGGGGGCGGCGGCGGGCGTGCCGCTCATGCATGCCCCGCGTCGGGCGAGAGCATCCAGGTCTGGAGCCCCAGCAGGCCCAGGGCACGGTCGTAGCGCTCGACCACCGGCGTGTCGAAGATCACCGACAGATCGGCGCCCACGGTCAGCCAGCTGTTCTCGGCCAGCTCGGATTCGAGCTGCCCCTCGCCCCAGGACGAATAGCCCAGGGTGACCAGCACGCGGCGCGGGCCGGCGCCGGTGGACAGGGCCTCGAGCACGTCCTTGGACGTGGTCATCTCCAGTCCGCCGGGGATGGTCATGGTGGAGGCATAGGCCGATTCGTCGGGGTCCACGCTGTCGGTCAGCATGGGTTCGTGCAGCACGAAGCCGCGCTCGGTCTGCACCGGGCCGCCCTGGAAGACGGGCTCCTGGGACAGGTCCGCCCGGCGCAGCGACAGATCGACCTTGTCGAAAAGGCCCTTGAGGCTGATGTCGGAGGGTTTGTTGATGATCAGGCCGAGCGCACCACGCTCGCTGTGTTCGCACAGGTACACGACGCTGCGGGCAAACGACGCGTCTTCCAGTCCCGGCATGGCGATCAAGAAATGGTGCGTCAGGTTCATGGGCGCAGAATCGGCAGGCATTTGCCAATTTTAGCGACGATCATGGAGCAAACCTTTTCATCGGGCCTTGTCTGGTTCCGCCGCGACCTGCGCAGCAACGACCACGCCGCCTTGTACAACGCATTGCGCCAGTGCGCGCAGGTGCATTGCGCCTTCGTTTTTGACCGCGAGATTCTCGACGCCCTGCCCCGCGCGGACCGCCGCGTGGAGTTCATCCGCGAATCGCTGGCCGAGCTGGACGAGTCCCTGCGAGCGCTTTCGGGACACGGCCACGGCGGGCTGATCGTGCGCCACGCGATCGCCCACCAGGACATTCCCGCGCTCGCCAAGGAACTGGGCGTGCAGGCCGTGTTCGCCAACCACGACGACGAACCCCTGGCGCTCGAACGCGACGCGCGGGTGCGCGGGGCCCTGGATGGCATGGGCAAGCGCCTGCTCACCTTCAAGGACCACAGTATTTTCGAGCGCGCCGAGGTGCTGACCCTATCGGGCACGCCCTACACCGTGTTCACGCCCTACAAGAACGCCTGGCTGCGCAAGATCGATGCGTTCTACCTGAGCTCGTACCCCGTCGAACGCCATGCCGCCCGGCTGGCTCCGAGGCCTGAAGGCATGCGCAGCCCGGTGCCTTCGCTGCAGGCTCTGGGTTTCGAGCCGACCGGCCTGGAGTCGCTCCACCTGCCCACCGGCATGCAGGGCGCGCAGACGCTGTTCCAGGATTTCATCCAGCGCATCGACGCCTACGACGAGGCGCGCGACTTTCCCGCGGTGAAGGGCCCGAGCTACCTGAGCGTGCACCTGCGCTTCGGCACGCTATCGCCCCGCGTGGCCGCGCGCGCGGCGCACGAGCGCAGCCGGGCAGGCAGTGCGGGAGCCGCCACCTGGCTGAGCGAATTGATCTGGCGCGACTTCTACTTCCAGATCCTCGCCCACCATCCCCACGTGGCCGGCGCGAGCTTCAAGCCCGCCTACGATGCCATCGAATGGGAAAGCGGCGCCCACGCCCAGACCCTCTTCGCCGCGTGGTGCGAGGGCCGCACGGGCTACCCGCTGGTGGACGCCGCCATGGCGCAGATCAACCAGACGGGCTACATGCACAACCGCCTGCGCATGGTGGTGGCCAGCTTCCTCACCAAAGACCTGGGACTCGATTGGCGGTGGGGCGAGCGCTACTTTGCACAGAAGCTGAACGACTTCGACCTGTCGGCCAACAACGGCGGCTGGCAATGGGCCAGCTCCAGCGGCTGCGACGCCCAGCCGTACTTTCGCATCTTCAACCCGGTGAGCCAGAGCGAGAAATTCGACCGGGACGGCAAGTTCATCCGCCGCTACCTGCCGCAACTGGCGGGCCTGCAGGGCAAGGCGCTGCACGCGCCCTGGAAGGCGGCGCCCCTGGAGCTGCAGGCGGCAGGCGTGGTGCTGGGCAAGGACTATCCGCGGCCCGTGGTGGACCATGACGAAGCGCGGCAACGCACGCTTGCGCGGTATGCAGTGGTGAAGGTCGCGCCGGGCTGACCGCACAACGGCGGCCCGTGGCGAAGCGGCTGCCGGGACAGGGCGCGTCACGCGATAGGCCTTTGTCCAACGCCTCAGAATGAAAAAAGGGCCGCTCGAAAGCGGCCCTTTTTGCCGAAGGCAATCGCAGCGAACCCCGTCAGGCCACGGCCGCCTCGGCGGCCGCCCGCGCATAGTGCTGCACCAGGCTCAGCAGTTCCTCGTCGGAGTACGGCTTGCCCAGGTAGTGGTTCACCCCCAGCTCGGCCGCATGCTCTCGGTGCTTTTGCGCGATGCGCGACGTGATCATGATGATCGGCAGGTCGCGCAGCCGCGCATCGGCACGGATGTTCCGCGCCAGGTCGAAGCCGTCCATGCGTGGCATTTCGATGTCGGACAGCACGACGGTCGGGCGCTCTTCCTGCAGCCGCTCCAGGGCCTGCAGGCCATCGGCCGCCAGCACGACGCGGTAGCCTTCGCGCTGCAGCAGGCGCTGCGTGACGCGGCGCACCGTGATCGAATCGTCCACCACCAGCACCAGCGGCACCTGGCTGGGCGCCGACAGCGCCGGCACCCCAGCCTTGCGGTCGCCATCGCCGGCGCCCTGGGCATCGGCATCGCCGGCCGGCGCCGACAGCGCTGCCAACTGGGCGCGCACCTGATCGCCATACACCGTGGACAGCGCCACCGGGTTGTAGATGAGCACGACGGCACCGGACGCCAGCACCGACATGCCCGCCAGACCCGGCAGGCGCGACAACTGCGGGCCGAGGTTCTTCACCACGACTTCCTGGTTGCCGAGCACTTCGTCCACGTGGATCGCGATGCGTTGCGACGCGCTGCGCAGCACCACCACCGGCCGGGTCTTGCCCGAGGTTTCGCTGCTGCGCTGCGAAGACTGCAGCAAGGCGCCCGCCCAGAAGAAAGGCAAGGCCTCCACACCGTCCTCGAACGCGCCTTGCTGGTAGGCGGAGTCCAGTTCGGTGGCGGTCGTGCGGCGCACGATCTCCACCAGGTTGGCCGGCACGCCGATGGTCAGGTCGCCCGCGCGCAGCATCACCACCTGCGTCACGGCCGTGGTGAGCGGCAGCACCATGCGGAAGGAGGTGCCCTGCCCCGCCGTGGTGTGGGTTTCGATCCGGCCGCCGAGCGCGTTCACCTCGGCACGGACGACGTCCATGCCGATGCCCCGCCCGGCCAGGCCCGTGATCTCGTTCGCCGTCGAGAAGCCCGGCATGAAGATCAGGTTGGCCGCGTCGGCCGTGCTCAGCTCGGTATCGGCGGGGACGAGCCCCTGGTCCACGGCCTTGGCCCGGATGCGCTCGATGTTCAGGCCCGCGCCGTCGTCGCGGAACTCGACCGAGACGTCGTTGCCTTCCTGGTGCAGGTCCACCGTGATGGTGCCCGACGCCGGCTTGCCCGCGGCCGTCCGGTCCTCGGGGGCCTCGATGCCGTGGGCCACGCAATTGCGCAGCAAGTGTTCGAAGGCGGGCGTCATGCGGTCCAGCACACCCCGGTCCATCTCGATCGATCCGCCGGAGATGTCCAGCTTGATCTGCTTGCCGGTTTCCTTCGACGCCTGGCGAACCACCGCGTACAGGCGCTCGGAAATGCCCTCGAACTCCACCATGCGCGTGCGCAGCAGGTCGCGCTGCAGCTCGCGGGCCTGGCGGCCCTGCGAGATCAGATCGTCTTCGGCGCCTTCCATGGAACGCTGCAGATTGCGCTGCACCGTGGCCACGTCGTTCACCGACTCGGCCATCATGCGCGTCAGTTCCTGCACCCGCGTGAAGCGGTCGAACTCCAGCGGATCGAAGCCCGCGGCGGAATCCTTGGACAGCGCCAGGCGCGACTGCATCTGCGACTCCGCCTGCACTTCGATGTCGCGCAGTTGCTGGCGCAGCCGGTCCAGATTGCCCGACAGGTCGTTCAGCGAGCCCTTCATCTGACCCAGGCGCACATCCAGGCGCGAGCGGGCGATCATCACCTCGCCCGCCTGGTTGACCAAACGGTCCAGCAACTGGGCACGCACACGCACCGACTGGCTTGCGACAGGCCGCACGGCGGTGAGTTGCGAGGCCGCCGGCAGGCGCACCGCGGGCAGCTTTTGCAGCACCGGTGCCTCGGGTGCATCGGCCGGGGCCGACACGGGCTGCGAGTCCTGCCGTTCGGCGGCCGGCACCGGCGCCACGGCGACGGGTTCGACCAGGCCTTGCGAACCGATCTTGCGCAGCCCATCGAAACTGGCCTGCAGACCATCGAAGCTGGCCAGCAACGGCTCGATCAGTTCCGACTTCGGATCTTCGACGTCGATCTGCTCGACGGCCGATTCCAGGCGGTGGGCCATTTCGCCCAGCCGCATGGCACCGGCGAGCCGCGAACTGCCCTTGAGGGTGTGAAGGGCACGCAGCAGTTCGCTGCGGGCGCCCAGGTTCTCGGGGCGGGCAGCCCACTGCCGCAGCGCGGCGCCCAGCACCGGCAGCAACTCGATCGCCTCTTCCTCGAAGATGGGGAACAGGTCGGGGTCGATGACGTCCAGCGCATCGATGTCGTCGTCGATATCGGAAGACAGCGACACCGCATGGGCAATGGCCGAATCCACTTCGTCGTCGTACGGGTTCGACACCACGACCGACAACGCAGGCGCCACATAGCCGCGGGCCACGGGTGCGGGCACTTCGGGCGCGGGCTCGGGTGTGGCGGCTTCCGGCTCGGGCAGCGACTCTTCAGCAAAAGCTGCGGCCTCGGCGGTTTCTTCCACCGGCACCTGAACGGTTTCGGCCGGGGCGTCCTCTGCCTGGGGTTCCTGGGGTTCTTCGTGCAGCGCCGGCTGCGGTTCGTCGGCAGGCGCGTCGCTTCCCAACGCAGCCAGGCCGCTGCCGACCTCGGTCTGCAAAATCTCGCGCAGGTCGGCCAGCACCTGCTGGTTCGGCTCTTTGAGGAAGCCGGCGGCAAACTGGTGCAGCAAACGGCGGATATCGTCGGCCGCAGCCAGGAAGACGCGGGCCTGTTCCGCCGTGCCTTCGCCGCGCAATTGCACATGTTGGAGTGCATGCTCCAGGGCGCGTGCCATTTCCGACAGCGCATGGAAGCCGACGGTGGCGGAACTGCCAGCCAGCGAATGGGCCAGTGCCACGGCCGTGTCCGGCAGCGGCTCGTGCAGCTCCAGGGCCCATTCCTGCAGGCAGGTGGCCAGGCGGCGCGACCATTCGTCGGCCTCGTTCAAATACACGTTGTACAGCGGGATGCCGATGCGCAGGGTCTCGATGACCTTCACGGCTTCGTCCTGCGCAGCCAATTCGGCATCGGCATCGGCAGGGAAATCCTCGATCCCATCCTCCATGGCCTCGACCACCTCGACCACTTCACGCACGGACGCCATTTCGGGCTCGGGCGCGGGGTCGTCCTGGGTGGCGGGGGTGTCCGGCAACGCCGGTGCAGATTCGGGCTCCAGCTCGGGCACTTCCAGCGCAGCGGACTCCGCTTCCAGTTCGGGCAATGTCTCGGCGGCAAGTTCGGCGGGCAGGTCCAGCGCCAGATCGGCCAGTTCCGCCTTCGACAGCTCGGACAGCGCCGCGGGCTCTGCAGCGTCCACCAGCACGTCGTCGAGCGATGGCAACGGCACCTCGGGCACAGGCTCTGGCGAAGGCGTGGCAGAGGCCGGAGGCAGTTCTTCTGCCAGGGCATCGGCAAAGACCGAGAAGTCGATGTCTTGCGCCATCTCGGGCGTCGCGGCCTGGGCTGGCACCGACGGTGCAGCTTCGGTGCCGGCAAGCCCTGGCATCTCCGTGTCCGCGAAGTCGAGCAGCGGTGGCTCGTCTTCCAGGATCAGATCGAATTCATGCGCCGGCACCGACGCTGGCGGAGGCGCCAGGGCCTCGACGGCAGCGGGTGCCTCGGACGCCTCTGGCGCTTCGGCAGGAAGATCGAACTCGGGCAACGGCTCCAACAGGTCTTCGGACACGGTGGGAGCCGGATCGGCCACATCTTCGGCCAGCGCACCCGCCGAGGGCACGGCCAGCGGCAGGAAGGTGCCGGTGTCCCGCATGGCGTCCGCCGACGCGCTGAACGGCCGGGGTTGCCAGGCCGACGCATCGCCAGCCGCAATGGCGTCCGCCCAGGCGCCAAATGCACGCAGGGCTTCGCCCGATAACTGCAGCAGTGCCGGTGGCATGGGCTTTTGCTCCGCCAGCCAAGCGTTGAGCACCTGTTCCATCGACCAGGCCGCTTCGCCGAAGGCATCCAGGCCCACCATGCGCGAGCTGCCTTTGAGGGTATGGAACGCGCGGCGCAGCGTGGTCTGCTCGCTCAGGTCTCCCGGCTTGGCCGTCAGGGCTTGCACCGCAGCCAGGCCGTTCGTGACCACTTCGCGGGCTTCTTCCAGGAAGATGTCGAGCAGTTCCTCTTCTCCGTCATCCGGCATCGAATCGACCGTCGCGACAGGCGCGGCGGCGGCCACGGACGGCGCGGTGCCGCCCTCCAGGGATTCGGCCGCAGCGGGCGAGGTGTCCTGCGCGAGCGCTTCAGCGGACGAAGGCAGCTCCAGCACTTGTTCCAGCGTCGGGGCGAGGTCTCCCAGGGATTCCTGCACCACCTTGGGTGCGGGCTCCACACGGGGAACGATCTCGGGCGCGACCACGGGGCCGCGCTCTTCGACCTTGGCGACCAGTTCCTCGGGCGCGTCGGTGGCACGGCCACGCGTTCGGCCCATGAGAATGCGCAACTCGCCCAGCTCTTCGTCATAGACGAACAGCTTGCGGGCCATGGTGCGCTGGTAGCTCAGCATGTCGATCAGGAAGCCCAGGGCCCCCAGGCTGCTGCCCAGCTTTTCGAACACCTGCTGGCGCTCGGACTCGGGAACCTGGCCGACCAGCAGACGCTCCACGGTGTCGCGCATGCGCAGCACCGCCAGCGAGGCCTGATCCAGGCCCAGCACCGACAGCACACCGCGCATCTGCGCCAGGCGGCCCGGCACGGGCGCCAGCGTGGACAGATCGTCCGGGCTGCGGAAATACTGGTCCATCGCCTTCTCGGCCTCGCCGAGCGTGGAGCGCAGTTCGTCCACCACGCTGCCCATCGTCTGGTGGTCGCTGACGCGGCGGTACAGCTCTTCCATCCAGGGTTCGAGGGGCGCCGAGTCACCGCCGGCAGTCACGTTGTCCAGGCGCTCCGCCAGCCGTGCTGCGCGGTCCGTCATGTATTCGTGCGCGGAATCCAGTTCTTCGAACGTGGCCTGCAGATACAGCACGGCCGTGGCCACTTCCATGGCCAGCGCCGGCGATGGGGGCTCCCCGGAGCGGGTCGTCACCTCCACCGCGCGGGTCAACGCCTTGGCGAGGCTGTCGCTGCCCGGGTGGAGCTTGGCCAGCGAATCGCACACCAGGCTGAACTGGTCGGTGGCAGGCTTGAGCTTGTTGCGGTCGCCCCCCGCAAGGGCCGACCAGGTCTCGGTGGCGGCGGCCATGCGCTTGCGCGCCTGGGCCAGCAGTGCGGGATCGAACAGCCCGAACCGCGGGGTTTCGTAATCCACGGCCTTGAACCGGTCCAGGCCGAACGCCTGGCGAACGGCCTGCAGGGCCGATCCATCGGCCGCGGGCTCGTCGGCCGCCAATGGCCGCGCCTGGGAGCAGAAAAAGAGCAGGTCCTGCACCAGCCGGTCGGCGATGGTCGGGTCGCCCTTGGCCAGGGTGGCGTACTGCATGAGCACGCGGGAGGCCACGCGCTTCACATACAAGTCGGGGTTGAGGCGGCCCTTGGACAGCGCCTCGAAGAAGCCGGCGCAGATCTTCCAGAACGCGCGCGACTGGCGGTCCGACTGCGAGGCCACGAAGGCCAGGCAGATGTCCCGCAGATCGCTTGCAGCAGCCAAATCGCCCGTCTTGACGATGCGCAGCACTGCCGAGTCGAGCCGTGCACGGGCTTCGGGGCCGTAGCTGAGCGGCGGCACGGACACGGCGAAGTCAGGTTCGCGAAAGCGGCGCTCCACCGGCCACAGATCGGCGGGGTGCACACGCTCGGCGCCCGCCAGCGCCTGAGCGTCGCGGTATTGCGGGAACAGCGCGACCGGGGAGACGGATTTGCCCGCCAGCACGCTCTCCAGGTATTCGATCAGCGCGAAGCTCGCGCGCTCGATCACGCCCGCGGCTTCGTCGCTGCACAGCTCGGGGCGGTGCACGAACTTCTGCACGGCCGATTCCATGGCGCGCAGCACGAGCGCGGGCGGGCCCATGCCCACCATCTCCAGCGCCCCGCTGGCCTGGTGCAACTGCTGCCGCGCGATGCGCAGCGTGCCGGCGTCGAGCGCCGCCAGATCGGATTCACGCGCCAGCTCGGCGTCGCGCACGAAGCGGCGCATGGCCTTGACGGCACCGTCGAGGGACTTGCGCAACTCATCGAGCACCCAGGCAAGAGGACCCAGGTCCTGCTCACCCTGGGTCCAGTCTGCGGCGGGTGCGTTTGCGGCGTCAGTAGATGACATGAATTCGTCCCCGGCTCCGCGAGCCAGTTCGTTGATGGGTCCGCGCGTCAGGCGATCTTGAAACGGGCAACCGACTGGCGCAGCTCTTCAGCCATGTGCGACAGCTCGCGCACCTGCTGGGCCGTCGTGCGGGTGCCTTCACCGGTCTGCTCGGTCACCGCGAAAATGTGCTGGATGTTGTCGGCCACTTCGTTGGCCAGTTCGGCTTCGCGGGACGTGGAGGACGAAATCTGCTCGATCAGGTCCGCCAGGCGGCGCGACACGCGGTCGATCTCGGTCAGGGCCGTGCCGGCGCTGTCGGACAGCCGGGCCCCTTCCACCACACCCTGCGTGGAACGCTCCATGGCGGCCACGGCATCCTGGGTGTCGGTCTGAATGGCCTTCACCAGCGCCGAGATCTGGCGCGTGGCATCGGCGGAGCGCTCGGCCAGCCGCTGCACTTCTTCCGCCACCACCGAGAAGCCGCGACCGGCTTCGCCGGCCGATGCGGCCTGGATGGCGGCGTTCAGCGCCAGCACGTTCGTCTGCTCGGTAATGTCGGAAATCAGTTCGGTGATTTCACCGATCTCCTGCGACGATTCACCCAGGCGCTTGATGCGCTTGGAGGTGTCCTGGATCTGGTCGCGGATGGAGTTCATGCCGCCGATGGCGTTCTGCACGGCTTGCAGGCCGGAGTCG encodes:
- a CDS encoding hybrid sensor histidine kinase/response regulator; this encodes MSSTDAANAPAADWTQGEQDLGPLAWVLDELRKSLDGAVKAMRRFVRDAELARESDLAALDAGTLRIARQQLHQASGALEMVGMGPPALVLRAMESAVQKFVHRPELCSDEAAGVIERASFALIEYLESVLAGKSVSPVALFPQYRDAQALAGAERVHPADLWPVERRFREPDFAVSVPPLSYGPEARARLDSAVLRIVKTGDLAAASDLRDICLAFVASQSDRQSRAFWKICAGFFEALSKGRLNPDLYVKRVASRVLMQYATLAKGDPTIADRLVQDLLFFCSQARPLAADEPAADGSALQAVRQAFGLDRFKAVDYETPRFGLFDPALLAQARKRMAAATETWSALAGGDRNKLKPATDQFSLVCDSLAKLHPGSDSLAKALTRAVEVTTRSGEPPSPALAMEVATAVLYLQATFEELDSAHEYMTDRAARLAERLDNVTAGGDSAPLEPWMEELYRRVSDHQTMGSVVDELRSTLGEAEKAMDQYFRSPDDLSTLAPVPGRLAQMRGVLSVLGLDQASLAVLRMRDTVERLLVGQVPESERQQVFEKLGSSLGALGFLIDMLSYQRTMARKLFVYDEELGELRILMGRTRGRATDAPEELVAKVEERGPVVAPEIVPRVEPAPKVVQESLGDLAPTLEQVLELPSSAEALAQDTSPAAAESLEGGTAPSVAAAAPVATVDSMPDDGEEELLDIFLEEAREVVTNGLAAVQALTAKPGDLSEQTTLRRAFHTLKGSSRMVGLDAFGEAAWSMEQVLNAWLAEQKPMPPALLQLSGEALRAFGAWADAIAAGDASAWQPRPFSASADAMRDTGTFLPLAVPSAGALAEDVADPAPTVSEDLLEPLPEFDLPAEAPEASEAPAAVEALAPPPASVPAHEFDLILEDEPPLLDFADTEMPGLAGTEAAPSVPAQAATPEMAQDIDFSVFADALAEELPPASATPSPEPVPEVPLPSLDDVLVDAAEPAALSELSKAELADLALDLPAELAAETLPELEAESAALEVPELEPESAPALPDTPATQDDPAPEPEMASVREVVEVVEAMEDGIEDFPADADAELAAQDEAVKVIETLRIGIPLYNVYLNEADEWSRRLATCLQEWALELHEPLPDTAVALAHSLAGSSATVGFHALSEMARALEHALQHVQLRGEGTAEQARVFLAAADDIRRLLHQFAAGFLKEPNQQVLADLREILQTEVGSGLAALGSDAPADEPQPALHEEPQEPQAEDAPAETVQVPVEETAEAAAFAEESLPEPEAATPEPAPEVPAPVARGYVAPALSVVVSNPYDDEVDSAIAHAVSLSSDIDDDIDALDVIDPDLFPIFEEEAIELLPVLGAALRQWAARPENLGARSELLRALHTLKGSSRLAGAMRLGEMAHRLESAVEQIDVEDPKSELIEPLLASFDGLQASFDGLRKIGSQGLVEPVAVAPVPAAERQDSQPVSAPADAPEAPVLQKLPAVRLPAASQLTAVRPVASQSVRVRAQLLDRLVNQAGEVMIARSRLDVRLGQMKGSLNDLSGNLDRLRQQLRDIEVQAESQMQSRLALSKDSAAGFDPLEFDRFTRVQELTRMMAESVNDVATVQRNLQRSMEGAEDDLISQGRQARELQRDLLRTRMVEFEGISERLYAVVRQASKETGKQIKLDISGGSIEMDRGVLDRMTPAFEHLLRNCVAHGIEAPEDRTAAGKPASGTITVDLHQEGNDVSVEFRDDGAGLNIERIRAKAVDQGLVPADTELSTADAANLIFMPGFSTANEITGLAGRGIGMDVVRAEVNALGGRIETHTTAGQGTSFRMVLPLTTAVTQVVMLRAGDLTIGVPANLVEIVRRTTATELDSAYQQGAFEDGVEALPFFWAGALLQSSQRSSETSGKTRPVVVLRSASQRIAIHVDEVLGNQEVVVKNLGPQLSRLPGLAGMSVLASGAVVLIYNPVALSTVYGDQVRAQLAALSAPAGDADAQGAGDGDRKAGVPALSAPSQVPLVLVVDDSITVRRVTQRLLQREGYRVVLAADGLQALERLQEERPTVVLSDIEMPRMDGFDLARNIRADARLRDLPIIMITSRIAQKHREHAAELGVNHYLGKPYSDEELLSLVQHYARAAAEAAVA
- a CDS encoding cryptochrome/photolyase family protein, translating into MEQTFSSGLVWFRRDLRSNDHAALYNALRQCAQVHCAFVFDREILDALPRADRRVEFIRESLAELDESLRALSGHGHGGLIVRHAIAHQDIPALAKELGVQAVFANHDDEPLALERDARVRGALDGMGKRLLTFKDHSIFERAEVLTLSGTPYTVFTPYKNAWLRKIDAFYLSSYPVERHAARLAPRPEGMRSPVPSLQALGFEPTGLESLHLPTGMQGAQTLFQDFIQRIDAYDEARDFPAVKGPSYLSVHLRFGTLSPRVAARAAHERSRAGSAGAATWLSELIWRDFYFQILAHHPHVAGASFKPAYDAIEWESGAHAQTLFAAWCEGRTGYPLVDAAMAQINQTGYMHNRLRMVVASFLTKDLGLDWRWGERYFAQKLNDFDLSANNGGWQWASSSGCDAQPYFRIFNPVSQSEKFDRDGKFIRRYLPQLAGLQGKALHAPWKAAPLELQAAGVVLGKDYPRPVVDHDEARQRTLARYAVVKVAPG
- a CDS encoding YqgE/AlgH family protein, yielding MPADSAPMNLTHHFLIAMPGLEDASFARSVVYLCEHSERGALGLIINKPSDISLKGLFDKVDLSLRRADLSQEPVFQGGPVQTERGFVLHEPMLTDSVDPDESAYASTMTIPGGLEMTTSKDVLEALSTGAGPRRVLVTLGYSSWGEGQLESELAENSWLTVGADLSVIFDTPVVERYDRALGLLGLQTWMLSPDAGHA